The following coding sequences lie in one Syntrophales bacterium genomic window:
- a CDS encoding SDR family oxidoreductase, whose amino-acid sequence MIQDFQDKTAVLTGAGSGFGLECARIGARLGMNLVLVDVQQDALDKAADEMRAAGAPVLARRIDVSSAEQMESLAQEVMQRFGAPHFVFNNAGVGSGGLVWENSVKDWEWVLGVNLWGVIHGVRLFTPLMLAAAKADPTYRGHIVNTASMAGLLTPPIMGVYNVSKHAVVSLSETLYQDLKLVSDQVSASVLCPYFVPTNITQSQRNRPAALTGEPLTHSQLIGQAMSEKAVSSGKVTAAQVAQMVFDAISADRFYIFSHPKAMENVRLRMDCIVEQRNPADPFAELPEIGAALRAQLLC is encoded by the coding sequence ATGATTCAAGACTTCCAAGACAAAACCGCCGTACTCACAGGCGCCGGCTCGGGATTCGGGCTCGAGTGCGCTCGTATTGGCGCCAGGCTGGGCATGAACCTGGTGTTGGTGGATGTGCAGCAGGACGCTCTGGACAAAGCCGCTGACGAGATGCGGGCGGCCGGAGCGCCCGTGCTCGCACGCCGGATCGACGTGTCGAGCGCCGAGCAGATGGAGAGCCTGGCGCAGGAGGTGATGCAGCGCTTTGGCGCCCCGCACTTCGTATTCAACAATGCGGGCGTCGGCTCGGGTGGCCTGGTGTGGGAAAACTCGGTAAAAGACTGGGAATGGGTACTGGGCGTCAACCTCTGGGGCGTGATCCATGGAGTACGACTGTTCACTCCGCTGATGCTCGCGGCGGCCAAAGCAGACCCGACTTACCGGGGTCATATCGTCAATACCGCCAGCATGGCCGGGTTGCTCACCCCTCCAATCATGGGAGTTTACAACGTGAGCAAACATGCAGTGGTGAGCCTGTCCGAAACCCTCTACCAGGACCTGAAGCTGGTGAGCGATCAGGTCAGCGCCAGTGTGCTGTGCCCGTACTTCGTCCCCACCAACATCACCCAGAGCCAGCGCAACCGGCCAGCCGCACTCACCGGCGAGCCCCTGACGCACAGCCAACTGATCGGTCAGGCCATGAGCGAAAAGGCGGTAAGCTCCGGTAAGGTCACTGCCGCACAAGTGGCGCAGATGGTGTTCGATGCCATCAGCGCCGATAGGTTCTACATCTTCAGCCACCCCAAGGCTATGGAAAATGTGCGCTTGCGCATGGACTGCATTGTGGAGCAGCGCAACCCGGCAGATCCGTTCGCCGAACTCCCCGAGATCGGCGCTGCCTTGCGCGCCCAACTGCTATGTTAA
- the mreC gene encoding rod shape-determining protein MreC, which produces MLIPKKYRSHITAAVFLIISLAIISYGASSLTEPGFLRKTVMEIATPFANLVNLSSKGLSDFWRRYLFLVGLEEDNRRLRAEKAALAEQLNNYREGYYEGLRLRKLLDLQRGLPYRTVTARVVDNNQNSLSKTILIDKGTADGLSAGYPVLSAQGVTGRIMETSWHSSRVLLMIDGTSNIDAIIQRSRTQGILQGTGKSGYKLKYIPPTADVLPGDLLLSSGMAGVFPKGLIIGIVSKIEPQKNELFQKIDVSPSVDFSRLEEVLILLPGKEPGP; this is translated from the coding sequence ATGCTTATCCCGAAGAAATATCGTTCCCATATCACAGCCGCCGTTTTTTTAATAATATCCCTGGCAATAATTTCCTACGGCGCATCCAGCCTGACTGAACCCGGGTTCCTGCGCAAGACCGTCATGGAAATAGCGACCCCGTTTGCAAACCTTGTCAACCTTTCTTCCAAGGGTTTAAGCGATTTTTGGAGAAGGTATCTTTTCCTTGTAGGATTAGAGGAAGACAACAGACGGCTGCGGGCCGAAAAAGCCGCTCTTGCCGAGCAGCTCAACAATTACCGCGAGGGATATTATGAAGGGCTCCGGCTTCGCAAGCTGCTCGACCTCCAGCGCGGTCTGCCTTACAGAACAGTAACGGCAAGGGTTGTTGACAACAATCAAAATTCGCTATCCAAAACGATCCTGATTGACAAGGGAACCGCCGACGGTCTGAGTGCGGGATATCCCGTCCTGTCCGCACAGGGGGTAACGGGGCGGATCATGGAGACATCCTGGCACTCCTCGCGCGTCCTGCTTATGATCGACGGAACCAGCAATATTGATGCGATCATTCAGCGAAGCCGCACCCAGGGAATTCTTCAGGGAACAGGAAAATCCGGATACAAGCTGAAGTATATCCCCCCCACAGCAGATGTGCTTCCCGGCGATTTATTGCTCTCTTCCGGTATGGCAGGGGTCTTCCCCAAAGGGCTGATTATTGGGATCGTCTCTAAAATAGAACCGCAAAAAAATGAGCTGTTTCAGAAAATTGACGTGTCGCCCTCGGTAGATTTTTCCAGGCTGGAAGAGGTGCTGATTTTGCTTCCCGGGAAGGAACCCGGCCCATGA
- the mrdA gene encoding penicillin-binding protein 2, giving the protein MLKLGNRLDVYEPGQLKHKFGVLLIIVAVVLTILALRLWYLQVIKGDDFRQRSENNSLRLRKIKPLRGLIMDRNRKLLTENRPSFNILFIPDKARDINKSIDKIKWFYSLNSLELAGNVSIPDKLKPFVPVTLERNATMEKVAVVEIHSFELPGVVTEITPVRQYLYGEANAQIIGFTGEVSRREIEQDIAGHLSPGDNIGKFGIEKSLDAHLRGESGAEQVEINATGKIVRSLGRIPPKSGNNVVLNIDLELQKAAWEAVGNRRGAVVALNPKNGDVLTLISSPSFDPNIFTGELSADEWEKLSSDPQHPMENRAIAGQYPPGSTYKPIMAAAALETGTITSDKSIYCNGAFEFGDRIFHDWKKEGHGEISLHRAIVESCDVYFYNLGKMLNVDTIAEYARGFGLGAPTGIDLPREKSGLVPTRQWKKDRLNSPWHAGETISLAIGQGFNLVTPLQLVSAYAALANGGTLYRPRIVKQIESPDGRILQSFPPEIKGLLPVSTPNITTINKGLWGVVNERGGTGYLLKRAQQDVCGKTGTAQVIGLPQNAKEKKMTAETNDHALFVCFAPCENPEIVIAVILENAGHGGATAAPVAKKMLDVYFSQKNKLPERRPSQGAPASNKAQKQ; this is encoded by the coding sequence ATGCTGAAGTTAGGCAACCGGCTCGACGTTTATGAGCCAGGACAGTTAAAACACAAATTCGGCGTATTGCTAATTATAGTGGCTGTCGTACTGACAATTCTCGCGCTCAGATTGTGGTATCTGCAGGTGATCAAGGGCGATGATTTTCGTCAGCGCTCAGAGAACAACAGCTTGCGCCTGAGGAAAATAAAACCTCTGCGGGGATTGATAATGGACAGAAATCGTAAGCTACTTACGGAAAACCGTCCTTCCTTTAATATTTTATTCATCCCTGACAAGGCCAGGGATATCAATAAATCAATCGATAAAATAAAATGGTTTTATTCGCTTAATTCCCTGGAACTTGCCGGTAATGTATCTATTCCGGATAAATTAAAACCGTTTGTGCCCGTAACTCTCGAACGAAACGCAACCATGGAAAAAGTGGCTGTAGTTGAGATTCACTCTTTTGAACTACCCGGCGTTGTGACGGAAATTACGCCGGTCAGACAGTATCTCTATGGGGAAGCGAACGCGCAGATAATAGGTTTTACCGGTGAAGTAAGCCGGCGGGAAATTGAACAAGATATCGCCGGACATCTGTCGCCAGGCGATAACATTGGAAAATTCGGGATTGAAAAATCGCTGGACGCGCATCTGCGGGGGGAAAGCGGCGCCGAACAGGTAGAGATAAATGCAACCGGCAAGATCGTCCGCTCCCTGGGGAGAATACCGCCCAAATCTGGTAACAATGTCGTCTTGAACATCGATCTGGAGCTTCAGAAAGCCGCATGGGAGGCCGTCGGAAACCGCAGAGGCGCGGTTGTAGCTCTGAACCCTAAAAACGGCGACGTTCTAACACTCATCAGCTCGCCATCCTTCGATCCCAACATCTTCACAGGGGAACTCTCCGCGGACGAATGGGAAAAACTCTCCTCAGATCCGCAGCATCCCATGGAAAACCGCGCTATCGCCGGCCAATACCCGCCCGGGTCAACCTATAAACCGATCATGGCTGCGGCCGCCCTCGAAACGGGAACGATCACCTCGGACAAAAGCATTTACTGCAATGGCGCCTTCGAATTCGGAGACCGAATATTCCACGACTGGAAAAAAGAGGGACATGGGGAAATAAGCCTGCACAGGGCCATCGTAGAATCCTGCGATGTCTATTTCTACAACCTCGGGAAGATGCTCAATGTGGACACCATCGCCGAATACGCAAGGGGATTCGGCCTGGGCGCTCCCACGGGAATCGACCTGCCTCGTGAAAAGAGCGGCCTTGTCCCGACCAGGCAATGGAAAAAAGACCGCCTTAACTCCCCCTGGCACGCCGGGGAAACAATATCGCTGGCGATCGGTCAGGGATTCAACCTCGTCACCCCTCTTCAACTGGTAAGTGCCTACGCTGCCTTGGCGAATGGGGGAACGCTTTACCGTCCCCGCATTGTCAAACAGATTGAATCGCCCGATGGCCGGATATTGCAGTCCTTCCCCCCAGAAATAAAGGGTTTGCTTCCTGTCAGTACCCCCAATATCACGACCATCAACAAAGGCCTGTGGGGAGTGGTAAATGAAAGAGGGGGAACCGGCTATCTGCTGAAAAGGGCGCAACAGGATGTCTGCGGGAAAACAGGCACTGCCCAGGTAATCGGTCTTCCGCAGAATGCCAAAGAGAAAAAAATGACCGCCGAGACGAACGATCATGCGCTGTTCGTCTGTTTTGCCCCCTGCGAAAATCCGGAAATTGTCATAGCCGTTATTCTGGAAAACGCCGGGCATGGCGGAGCGACAGCAGCCCCGGTGGCAAAAAAAATGCTGGACGTTTACTTCTCACAAAAAAACAAACTTCCTGAGCGCAGACCTTCACAAGGCGCTCCGGCATCAAACAAGGCGCAAAAACAATGA
- the rodA gene encoding rod shape-determining protein RodA — protein sequence MMKLDRGLLLNFDWALFILVMGITLIGLLNIYSACLSISAPGQTPYYIKQIQWIIIGFAGMTIAFFIDYRFLVRHAYIIHGIAILLLFVVLIAGNASRGSQRWIALGSFSFQPSELVKLTIILALSKYFDAHQLSRGYRLKELLIPFLITIVPFLLILKQPDLGTALILLIIFLAIVLFVGMDYKSILMTAAGGLIMIPVGWHFLKGYQRERIFTFFSPENDPLGAGYHIIQSMIAVGSGGFWGKGFLKGTQTQLRFLPEQQTDFVFSVFAEEWGFIGGIVLLLLFLSLIIWGLNIMLHSKDYSGALLSFGITTLILWEVFINIGMVLGILPVVGIPLPFLSYGGSSLLVLMTASGILMSISVRRFLLQK from the coding sequence ATGATGAAACTGGACCGCGGTCTTCTGCTCAATTTCGACTGGGCACTCTTTATCCTGGTTATGGGAATCACTCTCATCGGCCTGTTGAATATCTACAGCGCCTGTCTCAGCATCTCCGCCCCCGGCCAGACCCCTTATTACATAAAACAGATTCAATGGATAATCATCGGGTTCGCCGGGATGACCATCGCCTTTTTTATCGACTATCGCTTCCTGGTGCGCCACGCCTACATAATCCATGGCATCGCGATCCTTCTGCTTTTCGTTGTATTGATAGCGGGCAATGCCTCTCGCGGTTCCCAGCGCTGGATAGCCCTTGGCTCCTTCTCTTTTCAGCCTTCGGAGCTTGTAAAACTTACTATTATTCTTGCTCTTTCCAAGTATTTCGACGCCCACCAACTGAGCCGCGGATATCGCCTTAAAGAACTGCTGATCCCTTTCTTAATAACTATAGTCCCCTTCCTGTTGATCTTGAAACAGCCGGATTTAGGAACCGCGCTGATTTTGCTTATCATCTTTTTGGCAATCGTATTATTTGTCGGCATGGACTATAAGTCAATCCTGATGACCGCTGCCGGGGGATTGATTATGATTCCAGTTGGTTGGCATTTTCTCAAGGGTTACCAGAGGGAACGGATATTCACCTTCTTCAGTCCGGAAAATGATCCCTTAGGCGCCGGCTACCATATTATCCAGTCCATGATTGCGGTAGGATCCGGTGGATTTTGGGGGAAGGGATTTCTCAAGGGGACCCAAACGCAGCTCCGATTTCTGCCGGAACAGCAAACCGATTTTGTTTTCTCCGTTTTTGCCGAGGAATGGGGATTCATCGGCGGTATCGTGTTGCTTTTGCTTTTTCTCTCTTTGATTATTTGGGGGTTGAATATAATGTTGCACTCCAAGGACTATTCGGGAGCCTTGCTCTCTTTCGGGATCACCACGCTCATTCTTTGGGAGGTGTTCATCAATATCGGAATGGTCCTCGGAATCCTTCCCGTGGTTGGAATTCCGCTTCCCTTTCTCAGCTACGGAGGATCATCATTGCTCGTGCTGATGACTGCGTCCGGCATCCTGATGAGCATCAGCGTAAGAAGATTTCTTCTGCAGAAATAA
- a CDS encoding CRISPR-associated endonuclease Cas1: MEEFRTIIADTLTLSLFNLKILKQDDFYQEKTNEDEEFYGHDRGVRHRQSEAARQDAKIMKDYGVRVQKSIFSEN; the protein is encoded by the coding sequence ATGGAGGAGTTTCGGACGATCATCGCCGATACGCTGACCTTGTCGCTCTTCAATCTGAAAATTCTGAAACAGGATGATTTCTATCAGGAAAAAACAAATGAGGACGAGGAATTTTATGGACATGATCGTGGCGTACGACATCGCCAATCCGAAGCGGCTCGCCAAGATGCCAAAATCATGAAGGATTACGGAGTCCGGGTGCAGAAGTCGATTTTTTCGGAAAATTGA